Part of the Toxotes jaculatrix isolate fToxJac2 chromosome 1, fToxJac2.pri, whole genome shotgun sequence genome, ACCAATGACGGCACAGAGGGAGCCGCTCATCCAAACATCACATCAAACGCTGATGAGGGTGAATGGCTCCGGTTTTGTGTTACACAGCACAAACTCGCTGTCCATTTCCACTTGCACTGAACGGTGGAGGAAGACAATGTACAGAAGCTGTTTATCACTGGGGACAcgacaggtttttgttttttaatatgtgTGATTCATCTCCAGATTAGTAAAATCTCTTACCTCACTGCATTCGCTGTCCTCTTGTGTATTTGCTGGCTGCTCCATCTGTTGTGGAggcagaaatgagagaaaataaaacattcagtaaAACTAAACCAGTAcattgagactttttttttcatctagtGCTTTTAAACTCAGCCGTGAACATGGATCAGTGGAGATATCGCAGAAACTGCTTACTGGCTCCGTCTCCTTCAGGGTCTTTGAATGCTCTCCGTTCGTCACTGCATCCAGAAGATTGTCTGCCAGTTTGTATATGTACTCATCTGATTTGGCCACAAACTCTGACAggctgccaaacacacacacacacacacacacacacacacacacacacacacacacacacacacacacacacacacacacacacacttacagtgaCTGTTTACAAAGAAGCAACAGGGTAAAAATCAGAATGACTTTGTTGGCTGTGAATAACGGGAAGTCAATATCGACACTGCTGACACTTGCTGAAACTCCTACACACTCTAAGACAGAGACATATGCTCCTGACAATAATTACACATTTTCGTACATCTGTGAGAAACAAAGGGCCGTTGTTCTTTACTGTGAAGAGAAGTTAAGGACTGAACAGATGACACAAGAGACAACGACCAAACAGTTCCTGTCACAGTGATTCAACACTGTTCTTTCACAACAGTctaaagctgaaaacacaaacagcagcgtGTCTCTCAAGAGATGTTAGCTGAcatcttcacacacaaaaaggcacAATAAGTATTTATTCTCTTTACAAAACGCAGTAACATCCAGTCACCTTCAATCTTTAATCTTTAGCACAGACCATGCAAAGCCTTAAAAGTAATCAATAAAATTCTTGGTGGTGACATTTAGGATCCCCAAAcgtttattttaaaaataaatgttattaatgttaaatgtttatttatattaaataaaaaaagacatgaaataaatatgttaATAAATTGTGTAACATGTAAAAATGAACCAGCATTtgtgaaataactgaaaaacTCAGTTCACCATTATgccctttttatttcataatttaatttttcatgtatttttcacACTGAGGTGCTGTCCCTGCCCTTataattcacaataaaaaacacttttattatgaattattatgaatattattattatgaaactGACAATGAAACCACAGTTCAGTTGATTTTTAGACATTTCTCATACTGCGTCACAAATGACTGGTTCATTCATGTGATTATttcagaattatttatttatttattcagtgtgGAACAGTCTGGATCTCCACAGGTACAGGTACAGTGTGTGCCCTGCTGACCTGCTCCAGACTGAGGAAACTcagtgaaaaagagaaacatctgGAAAGTAATCAGCCAGGAATGCCTCAAGTGACGTTTTCTCTAAATGCCACCGAGCTCGAGTGCGTTCGCGGTCATAGTGTACATACCTGTCTGAACCCTGCAGACTGGACTCCTCTCCATAGAAAGAGTAGATAAGGTCAGAATCCTCCTTGCTGACGTTAGCGAAGCTGGAGTCGTAGGTGGGTGCGTAGGAGGTGAACGGCCCGTAGTTCATGTAGGACACTGCGGAAAATGTTTTACGTACAAGTCGGGTCGTTATTGCTGGTGTACACTGAGAGATCTGATGTTAGGTCTCTTAACACATCAAGTCATCACAGTAGAGTACCTGGAGTAATCCTGTTCCTCTTGTCCTCCCTGAAGCCCTGCAAGGTGTTCACACCACTCTGCAGCCGGGTGGACATCATGCCCAGTTTCACAGGACAGTAACCAGCATCTGGAACAGGAAACGCgaatatttaataaatttaAAGTCTCTCAATAAGCAccatcaaaaaatgttttacttaccgatggtgaaaaaaaaaaacctttcattaaattacatttaagttCTAGAGCTTTATTAGAGACCTGTACGAACCTCCTGCTGATGGATCTGCTGGGTTGAGGATGGCCAAAGTGGTGGAGCCATCAGACTTCCGCCTCGCAAACTCCAACTacacaacaaatacattttgaccGGTGCTTAATGGcaggaaacagatgaaaaaataaataactgactGTGTTGTGGTTGAACATGAGGATGGACACAAGGAATATTAGACAAATAACCATCAGTGATCGACCAACACGACCACAGAGAAGCCTCGTTTTAAGAGGCAGAATGGTCGAAAATAATAATCTGAAGGTCTTACAATTAGCTACTTTCTTTTTATGCCACCATTTTGAAAGATTCATACTTTTATTAGTGAATGTCTATATaacctaaaagaaaaaaatctttcgCCCTGCTGTCTCACATCACACTGCAGCACTCTGTTGGACAGCTTTCCTCCAGACTCCTCGATGACCTTGCGGAtttcctccagctctttctctgcctttgctGCTTCGTCCTTGGAGTCCTTGTCCTGTCTGCACATGAAGCACAAATTGAAAGATGGCGGATGAGACACTTTGACCATgaatgaaaagattttttttcctctttgtggcAAGAATTAAAAGCGTACGCCCAGCGACGAAATGCTGCAGGGATTAAATCTGCATGAACTCTTCATGAAAAACCCATGTTTGCCTTTCATTCCTCAGATAATCTACCTGTTAGCATTTTACTGACGTCAATAAGCACCGTCAAGATTTCATACACTCAGTCTTCTTTTGAAAGATAAATAAGTAGCAAGCAGCTGAAGGACAATCAGCACAGTGAAGGTGTTTCTTAGGCTGTTCCTCTGACAGTGAGTCATAACTAACGTGAATTTAAGTGTCATGTCCTGTTACATCACTGGGAAACAACACGCTGATTTCGAAGATGCACAGCcatgagagaaaacaagacCCAGCATGCTGCGAGGCATTCCTCGCATTCTCAGCCTCCAGCTTCACAGTGGAAAACGGATTTACTTTAGTGTCCGAAGAAAACCGTTTCAGTCAACATGCTGGCTGATTAGATATCTCAGCGCTTCATGTGCTGACATGTCAACGACAATTCCACATTTTACTTTGCtattttattagatttttttaagaTCTGAGAAAGTGGCAAGAAAGCTGGTAACTGTAGTTAGACAAAccgttttgtttttaaaaatcatatCCTCTTTAGTTCAAGACTGGGGACAAAGTGGCATGTCTTTAAGAGATCTCTGAGATCTCACAAATCTTCAGCAGATGTTAGAATAATGTTTATGTACTGAGGGCTAAGCCATGATCATTATTTCAGTCCTCATGTTGTAATCTGGACCCTCATTGTTTCAGAGCAGTTATGCTTAAGAAACAGGTGTTACATGTGTAAAGTCAGCAGGTTAAAGGACCTGGGTGTGCTAGGTGCCTGGGAGCTCTCGCTCGTGTCTGCGGCTGTTGGTCCCTCTTTGTTCTGGTCCACGCTGGTGCTCCCTTGTTCCTCAGACTTCCCTGGTTGTTTGGCAGAAGGGTCGAGGCCAGACATAAACTCTATGCTCTGTTTCAAACTTTCCAGCCTCTCCTACAGAAAAGACAATAacaagtgatttattttttcagttggtATCAGGAAAGGAAGGTGAAtaatcagaaaaagaaaacctgccTGATAAACCTGTTGGTTGTACTGATGGTGTAATTATTTTGGGAACAGTCTGAGGGTATCTGCTGCCCCCATCTGCTGCATCATTGCAAAAGCAAGAGGATGTAGTTTTGTTCCAGAGCTCCATACGAagtttaaagcaaaaacaacactgctTCACTTTAAGAGCAAAGATTAAATAATGACATCTAGTGACGCATTAGATTCTGTGTTAGACGATGGGGagttttacacaaacacactcaatcttgttttaaagaaacaacgtatattattattgttgaaGGGTCTCCTTAacttgaagacatttcactcGCTTGATTTTAAAAGACACTAAATGTGGTGTGAAGACTCTATCGCCATACACTGATCACAGGATATTTAAAAAACTAGTTATCTAAAATCCCTTCGTGAATGACCTACTgggaataaatgaaaaatgtctgaaCAACAGCACAAACCTCTACAGCGGTGCAATTTCTTAAATACCTGGCTCAAGATCTTCATCCCAGAGTGTAACAGTTTCCGAGCAGCTTTATGGTAGATTGTCTCAGGTTTGTTGTAAATCATGGCATTTTCACACATAATCCTGAAATCCACctgcatcaaaaacaaataGCACGTCAAACGCTTGACAACAGGACAAAAAACAGCAattgcaaatgaaaacattttcagtgaatGTATCACTCTAGTGTAAGTCATAAACTTCATACCTACAGCGTACTAAGACCTTTGTGTGCAGTGCAGACACGTACCTTGAGTTCATCCAATGATTGGTAGCAGTCTTTCTTTACTCTGTCCTTCATTGTACTGAAGTCCATAGGACGCTTGATAATTGAGGAGTAGCCAGGAGCAATGAGGTCTGTCACCGGAAATGAGAAGAACGCACTGGGGTCTTTCCTGCAAACAAAATACAGACATGCAGTATTTAGTCACAGAGCCAGGAATACAGTAACACCACATGAACAACTGAcgaatggagaaagagagacagagagggtggTGTCAGTTAATACTACAATGACCAACAATGCTCTTTTCTTATATTAATAATTGATCAATTCTGCACCTTTGAAGCTGCCTGATGAGCTGGTTCAAAGCTTCTTGCAGCGGAGTCTGTTCTTTCTCTGCAAGTAAAAagggtatttaaaaaaaaaaaaaagataaagaacaGTCTTGGTACAAAGACTCCAGAGAGGCTGAGATCTGAGACTACCTTCCAGTTTATCCAGCTCTGAGCGGATGGGAGTTCTGCTTTGCTCTCggtcatcatctccatcagcATCTtgtcctttcttcttttttgtcatctaacattacaaaacaaacattacaacTACTCATTGCAAGAGACCAAACACCCTTGACTATCCCATCCTGCAGACAGGATGTTCAGTGGCGttaccttcttctttcctctgtcatcctctGGAGACCCAAAGCTCCTCTCTTtatccttcttctttttcttcttcttgtctttggGTTTGTCGTAGTCCGCCGGCTGCTCGTCGTAAAATGTGTCCAGACTCGAGCTTCCCGCCGTCACCTCTTTTCCAGACACTTTTAACACCAGCTTCAGCGGTCTCTCTCCGTACTCTGCACACACCAAATCAACAGGGGCCGTTACAGAGCTAACAGTAGCTAACTCCAATGATAAGTGACAGGACCTAGAAACAATAGCCGCTAACAGCCAGTTAGCTTACACAGAAGGCGTTTTAGAGACGCTACAGCTAACGTTGTGTTGTATTCTTAAACCATTTTCAGACCGAGTTGTATGAACACGGACAGAAACAAGATGAAAATATACAGTTAAATTGGTCCTGTAGATTGTTTAGCAGTAAACTGGCTAACTAATCAGATGGCTAATTCTGTGCTAACACAGCTATCAAGCGCGAACCGGGAGATTCAAGCCTTTGTATTAAAATCTGTAAATAGTTAAAATGGATAAGTGCTTGGGCTATCTGCAAATGAAGTACCTTCGCATCCGTGTTTTTCGGACTTGTGCTTCTTGTGCTTCTTGCccattgtttgtattttgaCCAAGCACCGGCCGGTTGCTCTCTGATCTCTGCGGTGGCGGAAGCACTACAGAGGAATGCAGGCTTACAGCGCCACCTGCCGGGGAGGCGGTGAATACGCGGCATAACAGGACGAGCCTTCTCGCCGGTAGGGGGCGAAATAAGTTTAGGATTAAACTTCGACCAAAGACCAAGCAGTCCCTGCAAAACATGTACCCTGTGACTAGTATCTTTGTGATTGCTTTAACTGTCAGTCTGAGTTATGGACCATTTTATGAGAAAATATGACACTGATTTATAAGTATTTCAAAAGAGTTCGTCTCTGCAAGTTCAACAAACATCAGGGAGCCATGACAGTCACAAAGACCATCGTTCAATCCGTCATTTATTCAGCCAAGGAGCTCCTGTCAGCTCACCTGGGCCAGGTGAGTTCCTTATTCTGCACTCTCTGTTCGATAAGTAGAAATTTGGGGAACAACTCTAACACcaacgcatgcatgcacacataaacaccatgGCTAATTAAACACTCtaattatttattatcacaCTTTAACAAAGTCGGGATGTTGGCAAGTGACATGATAAAAGAcagtcaaaatcaaagcagcagagacatcCTGGTTTTTAGTCCCTAGTGTATATCATGCTCCAAAATGCTGTATTTCCTACTTTTCCCATAGTGCATCTTAGTGGCTTCTTTTGTTTGACTTCTCCCAGATTTTAAGTGcccacattttttaaaatgctctGTCCAGATTGTAACATGCCTTCACTTGTAAATGTGAAAAGACCAAGACAACCCTGAagacatcatcagggttattttctcaggcTTTACTATTAACTTTATTTCAGAGTAACTGAAGACATTATACGCAGGTGGAATATATTCCTCATGATGAGTAAACTGAGCCTGTGTAAAATTGATGCAGTGCGCCtttaacacacatttgtgttgtgACACTTGAGTTATTTTGGATGCCTGCTGTTTGAATTGCAAACCTTTTCAGTGGCTTACACAGGCTTGCACCGGGTGTCTTTTTACCATTTCACTTCACAAATGAATTAACTgaatctcatttaaaaaaaaccacactAAGCTCCAAAGGAGGCAGGTAACACTTGGTTGTGGTTTGGCTTCACAGGACACTGTGCAGTCTGGAGCTTCTCTGCCTTGCAGAGCTGTCATGCTCCGTTAAATTGGCACATATTGTACCGGCTGATGAATGacagatgttttattcataGAGGAAAGATAGTGTGCATTCTTTGAAGCACATTCCAAGTTTTATGAAGAGGGCAGGATGGGGGCAGAAGGTTTGAAAGGAATGAAGATTGACTGAATCCAGCATTTCAGCCATTCCTGCCGTCAGATGAAGAGGTGATTCTGAAGCTCTGTTGATGTTTGAGCCTCCTATCAAAGCAAACCCCGTCCCTAACAAATTACCTCCTGATCAGTGTCAGTAAATACCACCTCAGTACAATTTTTTACATACCTTTAGGCCAGCGGGACAGTGAAAAcaggctgtaaacacaacattgactcactcatcttttttctctgttatcaGTCTCCACTGGctcctgaaggaaatatctggctctttaaaTGCTCCATTAGGTTCCTCAGCTAGGCATTAACTTTGTCTGTAATTCGGTTCATGCAGATAGTGTGAAATGGCAGTTTTTTTGCTACATCTGAGAGACGACTGATGGGAGCGGAGAGCCAAAACAGTACAGTTGTGGGccaaacaaccaaaacaaagagctgagagaTGCTAAAACATTCAGTGAGCTGAGGGGAACAGCAGCGGAGGTTGATAatcctctgtgggtttgtcactatgagcGACCCCTTTCACGTTACGCAgtcattttctcctttgttgATGATTAGTGGAGCTTTAAAGCCGCTATAATTGATATTTTTGTAAGAGCGTATCAACAGATAATGGGAAAGGGTTTACTGATGAGACAAACCTATGGAGAATTATCACCTGTATCCAGTCGTCTTTACAAAGATTCATAGtgagtttcagttcattgtttacacacaaacacaaactttactACTTTGGGTCATAGCACCATTTTCAGTTGCAGGAAGGAgctgtttacagtgtaaaagcactaaaaaaacactttacactGCCCActacctgcagacagacacagtttaaTGAGTAGTCAGTGAACATAGTGGACCCAGATATTTCTctctggtagagaccaaaagaacagagctaaaatgagaatgagaaatgaaaacactgggCTTACATTTGCCACATGACTCCAAATAAAAGTTTATGTTTCTCTGGAGCGGCTTGATttgtaaataaacaactgtttgtttgttgtatggccttaaaaggtgatgatatgtcagtgttaAGTTCACAGCTTATGTCcacccccaagtggccaaaaaatgtgGATGTTTGACACTACAGCCTTTTGGCTCTGGAGCAAGAAATTTTCAGGAACTGTTCAACATGACTTTAAATTTATTAACTTCCATTTAGGCAGAGGAGCAAACCCTTACAGTAAAATATTATAAGCAAGTTCTTGTTTACAAGAAAGCAGAGCACAGTGGTCAAAGGCAGGGTGCCTCAGAGCTCTGCGTCTAGGGCCTGAGGAGGGGATGGGCGGGATGTGCCAGCCCTAGCCGGCCTGTGCAGCCCCAGAGAGGCCTTGGGATCCATCTGCTTCGTTCCAGCTGTGGAGCTGCATACACGTTGGAAGTCCATGGATTAAAAGGAGATCACTTACACCAAACGCAGCTAACAAATGGCAGATGTTGTGAAATTCATTATCCTCTGTCACAACAGAGGGGCTAAAGGGACCCAGAGACTGTTTCCACATGAAAGCGGCGTCCCGGCAGAACCATGGGAAACCGCTTCCCACTTTGCAGACTGGATGGAACTGGGATGTTTGGTCTCtccacatatacacaacaaaatataaacagacATACAAAGACAGGCTTTGAACGGTTTATCTGTCTCGCACATGGTTCGACTGCACCAGCACTGGAGATAAAATGTGCTGTTTGGACTCCACTGAGGCAGAGCATTATGGCCATTTCCATTTTTAAGGTGCTGGAACAATCCAGTTTGAGTTGCTCCGAAATAAAGTGGAGTTGTGTTGTAAATTGTAGATTTGCCAGGTTGACCTTACAACATTTTTacatgctgtttatttatctATGCTGCTTCTTATCTTCTGTCATCACTTgcaaagtttattaaaaaataaacctCACTTTGATTTGCTGTAACATTTAgttcataaacacaaaaatatcttCTGCTTCCACATGAATATTTATAACATTGTTTGTCTGGGTTTTGTAGCTTTGACATTTGTGCTGTTTCTTGCTCTGTTCAAAAACTTGGATTTTAAAGTTGTATCAGTTCAAGTTACTCTGGGTAATTACATCAAGCTTAAAGCCTGTGACAAATGCAAATTAATAACTTCTCCCCTTATGGATAGATATGAGAATATGGCATGAAGTTTGGTCATAGAAGTATATTCTTTTCACTAGAAGTTGTCAGAGCGCTGCTCAGATATGACAGATGAAATGTTTGGGGTCATTACAACTGTCAACGCAGAACGGGTTTGAAGATGTAACCAGCCATCACAAGCAAGTCTGACACAAACATCAAAGAGGAGAAGCCAATCATTctgcctcagtgtttttctcccGCCTGCCAGTCTGTCATGGCAACATCTTTCAGCATCAATCACTCATCCCTGTCAAAGCATTATGTGCATGGTATTTTTATCTGCAACCAAAACACTTTATGTGCGTGGCTTTGATTATCAATTTTTACAGCTCACCGCTGTCTCCATGATGTTCCAGTCCTGTGGTCCTCCTGACATCCCACCCAGGTCTATGGACGAACGCTAGGGCTCATCTTGTGCTGCAGTTACCCAGAAACGGCAAGTAGTTTGTTCTGTTCTTAAAAATTCACAAATCAGCCATGATTACTCCAGTGGTGATGTGATAAAGGTTCCCAGCCAGATTCATAAGCAGGACACCGTGGCTTCACTGTGACCTTATAGACCACTGAGCTAACAGGACGCCCTGCTGAAGTTATTTGAAGTTACTGAATGTGTTCTTATTAGCATCTGCTGTCTCCAATTGTTAGCCACAGTGTTCTCTGATCCAATTACTCTAATGTATATTTCATCGGGCTCGTGTAATGTTTTTGTGGTTTAACGTCACCCTCTGCTTTAAGGTATCTAATGtattattctgtttttgaaaACTCCATTATAATGgagaatggattttttttaaggagGCTGGTCTGATGTGTGACTCTACTGGGGATACTTGTTGggagttgtctgtgtgtgtattttcctggAGCACACATATCAGGATgcttacatgcaagtgtgtgagtgtgtgcatgtgtgacaggACAGGCAAGGTAGTtggaagaggaagggggggggcgACCGCTGATTTCTGTCGATCTGAGCCTTTATTCTCCCCAAGCCTCTGAAGACAGTGGTCCTGGGGTGGGAAAAATACACAGGGGAGATGTGTTCAAAGCCTGCGAGCTTGGTGACGATCCTCTGTCAGATCCTTAGCTGTTTGAAAAGTTCATAT contains:
- the brd7 gene encoding bromodomain-containing protein 7, whose translation is MGKKHKKHKSEKHGCEEYGERPLKLVLKVSGKEVTAGSSSLDTFYDEQPADYDKPKDKKKKKKKDKERSFGSPEDDRGKKKMTKKKKGQDADGDDDREQSRTPIRSELDKLEEKEQTPLQEALNQLIRQLQRKDPSAFFSFPVTDLIAPGYSSIIKRPMDFSTMKDRVKKDCYQSLDELKVDFRIMCENAMIYNKPETIYHKAARKLLHSGMKILSQERLESLKQSIEFMSGLDPSAKQPGKSEEQGSTSVDQNKEGPTAADTSESSQAPSTPRQDKDSKDEAAKAEKELEEIRKVIEESGGKLSNRVLQCDLEFARRKSDGSTTLAILNPADPSAGDAGYCPVKLGMMSTRLQSGVNTLQGFREDKRNRITPVSYMNYGPFTSYAPTYDSSFANVSKEDSDLIYSFYGEESSLQGSDSLSEFVAKSDEYIYKLADNLLDAVTNGEHSKTLKETEPMEQPANTQEDSECSEVAEPEASSWSRLESLRAAAGLQMADELSGGALLFQQKLDETTKLLRNLQEAQKERLSAKQPPNMICLLAPTAKELELAEKVTGNLADLTSQVAPCDVSSIYGIRKAMGIAAPPEPPEPFIDLTTVQEMAEPMETLPTCQDAVPVVTVK